A window of Aptenodytes patagonicus chromosome 1, bAptPat1.pri.cur, whole genome shotgun sequence genomic DNA:
GATAATGTCATGCAATCTTATGTAAACCAACTgaggttgttggttttggtttttcgcTTTATACATGAAAGCAACAGAAACACACCTGAGGTAAAGTATTCTCATTTGTATGATAAGGAGCCATTAAGTTGGAGctgttctgctttctgcctcctccccagtAGTGGTGGTTGGAAAAATACTAACAGTTAAGATTCACTGAGGAAATACTTATGTTAAATAATCATATACGTGGCAGTAAGAAAAGTTTTGGCAAAGATAAAAGATTAGTGCTGAGTTTCCACCACATTTAGAAACTGCTTTTTTGATAATTGTCTTTTCTGCCAGCACACACTAGGAAGCTATGTAAAATAGAAGCATTTTATCTCTTGCCTGATCTCGGAAAGCAGTTAGCTAAATGGTGCCTGTTCTCATGCCCCCCATgcatctttccccttttcttctgaATATAGGAATTGTAAATGGGAAATGCAGTCATCTCATAGGTCCATCTAGGCTTTATGAAAACAGATTGTTACTGGCCACAGGAAAGGGAGAATTACATGCTAACTCATTACATTAATCATTATAGAGTTTGCGGTGAGGAACATTGTCTCATGACAGAATTCTGAAGGACCTAATACTTGAGGTACATGAATACTTGAAATAAATCAGTGAATTGAAACATAAGCCACAATTACCTCCGTATTGAATGACAGATACTAAGCTTTCAAGAAGTACAGAAATGCGTATTTGTTATTAAGTATTATGATGAtaggtaccaaaaaaaaaatcttcatctaCATCTGCTTTTCATAGGACTTTTGCTTCTTTCAAGTACTTGATAGTCTCCCTCTCAGGCCAAATCCTGACCTCAACGTAATTCCTATACTGTCTTATTTGCTATAGCATGTAACCCCCCCTTTATCTTCACTAGCCACTTTTGTGATTAGTGTACAGTTGTGGtacagcagctcccagggcacgAGTAATACACTTCTACTGTATTATGTTTTATTTAACCTACTTCTCAGATGGAGGCTTGGTAACCACGATGTTACATGGAAAGGGGACAGATGGGAAAACACAGCTGGACTCTTAGGCACAAGAAAGACCACAATGGTTCTCATCCTTAATTGTTTCCTTTTAGCAATCTTATTTGAATCACATCTACAGTACTCCAGTCACAGTAACTTCATCTCCTGTTttgtttcaaccttacctttgcTAAAAGGAACATTAAAGGAAGCTTTAAGTAGCAAGGTAGTAGTGTTTTACAACAATTTCATGTCACTAGCTTAGTAGCCCCCAACGCAAGCAATCttagtttttaaagctttttgctCTCTCAGCTTAAGAGGAATTTAGCGAAGATTTTCTTCACAGATCTTTTCATCCATTGCCTAGAAATTAAACGTAACAGAAGTAGCAGCTCAACCTATATTTAGCTGTTAGGTGACTGCAGCTTAAAACACAGTTCTATTGCTGAATATGCAGGACTGTAAGAATGAATCAGAATATACAAGAGGTGAAAAGATGTCAGTTTTAAGCAGGAGCAGCAGATCTATGGAGTAAAGTTGTCCTGGACAGGTTCAAGCAAGAATACAGTACATTCAGAAAAACGTATTAAGAGCAACAAGAAGGATTTGTTTTGCAAGCTTTACTTCCAAATAATTACACCTGGTACAGAGTGAGCAGATATGTTCAGAGAAAACTCTTGCTGTTACTGTACTCTCCAGAAAGGCTTTTCTATTGGAACAAAAGAGTTGCTGTACAGAAAGCAGAGTCTGTGTAGTTTAGCAAGTAACATGGCCTGTCCTATAGGCCTCAGACTTCCTTTTGAAGTCCAcaatgtgtgtatgtgcatgcctGTTAGCAGTCAGATTACACATTGAAGCAATAGTGCACTATCAAGTTTGCTATTACAAGGACAGTGGGTACTCTGAGAGCCAACATTCAACAACTTCTCATACAAGTATTCTACCATTTAACTGCAACGGAGAGCCTCAAATACTCCTTCTGTGGTTTCATCTGCATTACTGAAGAAAGACTGTTCATTAAATATAGAATTTGCTTCTGTTCATCATCGTGTAATGAGTACAGTAATATAAAAGACATTGTCTTAAATTTGTAAGTCCTTATGCtaaaatagcaaattaaataaGGATCAAATTCAGCTCAAACACTAGCTGTAGGTATTTACTTGTATTAGGGCTGAAAGCTGTCACAATCTACTGCAAGTCAAGAGCTTCCTGAGTTCTCCACGTATTGCCAATCCTTAGTTTCACAGTGCAGAGATTACTGGTAAACACATTCGTAGCTCAGGTTAACAGGAACAAGAAGTTTGGAACTTTAAGGCTGTATGCTAAAAGTTCTCCTACAAGTTTGTCATAATGTGGATCCCTTCAAGTGCTATTAAAGCTGACTGGATAAAGCACATCTTTTTCATAACTAAAAATGGTTATACTTCAGTTACTCAGATTTTTTTACCTGATTGATCAGAAATATGCTAGAATGGGACTTAAGGCAAAGACATGTATTAACTTAAAAAATCATCAGTATCTTGCATTAAACTGCTGGAAAAGCTAGTACAGTATTAGAATAGTAAGTTAAAGGAAAATGGACATTAAATATGTAGGAGATTTACTTCCTACTTAAAAACCTACACAAATTATAGCAACATCAGGCAATTAGAGAAGACCTGAAGGTAACTTATATTAACCTATAATAAACACATCAGAGATGAAGTACCACTCACAACAAAAGGAATGTAGTGAGACTGAAGTTTAATATCTAACATTGTTAAGAAACTGACTTCTAGTGAAACAAAAATGGAATGCTGAtttcataaaaatatacacatataaaagTATCTTTGTGTCTGAATTCCAGAACAGTTTCTCCAAAGTAGTGCTTCTAGAACTTTCAAGTTTTAATTATATTCAAAGTATTTATCATTTGAATAAAGTTGGCAAATTACATTCTTATATTGATGTTTTTACTTGACACCTTCCTAAACAGAAAGTGTCACTAATTCAGTAATGGGTCACTCATgaatggaattttttcttttgctcccccaagaaagcagcagaatattACAATTCTAATATTAGAGTGAAACCCATTTGTTATTTTATCTACTACACCTTCCCCATCCTTTTATAGAGCAAGCTAGTCAAAAGTaatttggccaaaaaaaaatttaagtcaaCAACAAGATGAACTGGGTTTTGGTTTCCGATGAAGGTTTACTGTATCTGTTTGAATAAAGTGATCTGATCTATCTTCAGAGGCTAGAACTCTTCTAACCGCTTCTTCAAAGGCTGCTGCAACATTAGTGGCATCTTTTGCACTGGTTTCAAAATAGGGATGGTTGCCATTATTCCTGCACCAGTCTTGGGCTTCTTCTGTAGACACTTGCCTTTCATCGATATCAACTTTGTTACCCAGTATCACAAACGGAAAACTTTCAGGCTCCTTGACATCGGCATAATAAATGAATTCTTTCTTCCAGTTGCTTAAGTTTTGGAAGCTCTGAGAGTCATCCACGCTGAAGGTTAGCAGGCAACAGTCAGAACCTCTGTAGAAAGGAGTCCGCAAGCTCCTGAAACGTTCCTGACCTGCTGTGTCCCATATCTGCATTGTAACAAAATGTCCATCAACTTCCAACTCTTTATTTAAGAATTCCACACCTATTGTATGAAACAGCTGTGCATCGAACTTGTTGGTGACGTATCTGTTCATAAGGGAACTCTTCCCAACTCCACCGTCTCCTAGCAGTATTACTTTAAGGAGTGATGATTTTGCTGCCATTGTTACGGGAATAGATCCTCCTGGTTTCCTAGACCTGTAAAGATtaagaaaatcattaaaaaggAAAGGGTTGCAAGCAGAAAATTTTACACATGTAAATATCTAGAAAGTGTTAAAGTCCACCAACATCAAGTTTCATGTACAAAAGCAGGAGGACTATGCTAAACAGGTAAAGCATAGATACTTGTAGTAAGAATACCCACTCAAGAATATCACGCGTTTAAGAGGCGTCTCTGCCACAGACTGCAGTCTGTACAGCAGTCTAAGCAGTACACTGCATGAATTACTGGTCTGTCActtaaaacccccaaaccctccaATGTTTGTGCAGAAGAGGCATTGCATCACATTCAACGAGGGCAACAATTCACTTATGTTGACTGAAAAAGATCCATGGAAGAAAGCGGAATGAGATGATTTTATAGAGCACATGCCTTGAACTAGTCACTTCAGTGCTGTATTTCATtagcaaagttattttttaacatgcaaaagcaaagaggaaactTTAGGAATAAAGCAGGACACTATCTGTTATACTGGAAAAACTGCTGCACTTCACCCAAAATTGCAACCAGACAAGGAATTTTAAATCAACTCACAGGGAACACGGTTACCGACAGAACAAATGCAAATGCTGTAATTTTATGTCAAAATTCAGGTGACTAGGTATTGGTACACAAACATTCAGTATTTTACGGTTTACTCCTTGAAGAACAGCCGTGATGAATGGAATACTATTACAACTACTAAAAAAGCAAACTCACTGTTGCTACTTCAAATGGCACTCAAGATACCAAATACCGAGGCCAAGCCTACACTGACAGTTCAGTTAGTAGGTGTCAACTTCCCATGGTAAAACTGTCAAAAAGCCTGGAAGTGCTAGTGAAGGGCCTGGCTGCCAGCACAGGGATGGTGAATTAGTGGCACCAATGAAGCTTTTTTACTGTCGGATTTtaaaggattattatttttttaaagcagctagCTCATTAGTGTTTTGTGCCAGCCCAAGGTTGGCCCTCATTACAGTAGTGTCATGTAATACTGTAAGAAAGTGTTTTAACTGCTTGGGGgtaaagtttcattttaaagagCCCAAACTTAAGTTTCTGTATGAGGGAAAACTGCTGTTCCTATGTACCTACCCATTACTAAAAGAGCTCAAAGAAATTCATCCAAGTTAGGCTTCTCTGAAAATAGCAtctatttaaaatggaaatgggtCATAAGTTGCCTAGTCCGTCTCCTTCTCTGAAGGAAGGAATGCAGTCTTGCTAGTTGTAATTAGCATTACCGGCATATACATCACCCACAGAGTATGGTTATGGAATTAATACCTGATACAAGCTGGTGTGAGAGTCATATGACTCTGCTGCCTTAGAATCAAGGCCTACATTAGAAGCAAgaaatttcaggattttttttgtctttaacttTCCATCTTTgaatgtttatttgtttgttagaCAGAATCTACAGCTGAAGCCTCAACACAAAGAAGTTTCAAAATATAAGGACCAGTGGCTGCTTCCATTAAAAAATTGTTCAGAGCAAGTAATTTTATTCATCCATACTGTGTaattaaaaacaatgtttatAAATCCTTAATATTTCTAAGGGTTTGCATCACAACAATGTTAAAACTGCTTAAGAGCTACAAGTGGATGTTCATTTACCTTTCACAGAGCTATGGGATAATTGCTATGCCTCAGGATATGAACACGTACTTTTTTAAGTATGTGGAAAGCCTTATTAGAGTCACCAGCCTAATTGCATGATTTCCACATTtgtgctgaaatatttaaaatggtcCTACTATTAGTTAACGAATAAGTTATTTGAGCTACACCATTAGATAGTAACATCTTCTTAATAAATAACGCATTCATGAGAACAGAGGGTACTGAatgtttctctgttcttccaCTTCAGTGTAGGAAcaagttacaatttttttttttttggtcctacTGAAATCCCAAGTTCCCTAGAAGACGATGTGAATAAAAAACTGACTTATGTAGTTCCGACTAGTGCTATGCACCTGTTTCTTTAGCTTCTGCAGTTTGAAGAACTGCAGTTATTATCATGAAATTTTCCATGAAgccacattttaaacaaaatacaagtaAGGAAACTGCTAACAGTATCTAGTACTTTTGTGCATCCAGAACCTGAGAAGTTAATTTGCACAATTTCAACTACATGGACCACTACAGTAAGGTCTAGGAGACTGATGACCATAAAAATACTTTCACTGGGCGGACAATTATACATCAGCCACAAACCATTAAAAGTGCCTTTTCAACTAGAACCAAACTGTTCCTTCTACACAAAGGCTATGGAAGCAATCTTCCCAGGACTGATAAGCAAGTATCTCAACGTGACGTTGCAGGCAACATCACTCTTCAGGACATTCAGCTTCCACGGTAGCAGCTGTCATGCTTAGCTAGCAGTTAATGTTTTTGTAAAGTTTTTAATCCAAAATAAATAGGATATATGTTAAGTCGTTTAAGTACATACTTACAAGCTGGATCTGAAAGAGCAAAGAAGGATGTTTAAAGGCATTAAGAAGCATTTTTGTTTGGAAGCAGCAAAGACTTTATACAGTTACAGGTTTTTTGACTATATAAGAGACTCATCTGCAGCCCCACTGATTACGTGATTTAGAGTATCTGCAGAACCAGGATGGTCATTTTCAGCACAGGCTGCTGCATTTTTTCCGCTTATacttctttaaataaattaagatttttaaaaagctcaatttttgtaatttttttcatacagTTATGAAGCCTTAATACTCCAACAGATAAAGTAACAATAAAATCCTTAAGATGCCTGGAGAAATAATGTTATTTCTCCTATTACATACTTTGAACTTATCTGTATAATGTGCTTTTTGACAGTGTTTTTGGAAGGAACAGTCAACATCCAGTATCATATTTCTGAACATTTATTACCTTAATAGTTCAGTTTAAATCATCATTcagcatctgaaaacaaaacaaaaccttaattTCCAATGTGCATCTGATTGTTTTAACCAACATCAGGAACTACAAAACACCACAGAACTACAGATAACTATTTGTTCTAGTTATTTCTTACATTAAATTAATTGTGCAGCACAGTAAGAGTAGTCTCAACCTAGTACATAGAGGAGTCTATAAGGAGAAGATTCTTCCCTCATCTTCTTCTATTATTTCAATATTCAAAGAAACtcagagcaaataaaaagcagcccCACTCTGGCCCATTTTGATAACCGTCTCTGAATTGCCTCTACCAACTTATAAGGACCCAAACTCTTAAGACCACCGACTTCAATATTCCTGTTAAAAGCAGGGAACGGTTTCTACTAAGTGCCATTTCTAACATGATCATATACCATAATACAAATAGTAATTTAATTGTCACCTCCCAGAATCTCCCTTTTAAACAGTGCGCTGAATTACAAGTCTGAAACATTTCCCATTAGCAGTCCAAACATTTGCTGGCAAGACTAAAACCAACATGCtaagcaacttaaaaaaaaaaaatcagtgtgcatTACAAAATCTTTGATTCCCAGCCCCTCAAAGCTTAGAGAAACACCACTGCCTTGTCCAATCTATGCAGCTAGATTTTCTTAATTCCATGACTGTCAGCTTCATAGCTGCCTTTTTGAGTGCAATTATCT
This region includes:
- the RAB9A gene encoding ras-related protein Rab-9A encodes the protein MAAKSSLLKVILLGDGGVGKSSLMNRYVTNKFDAQLFHTIGVEFLNKELEVDGHFVTMQIWDTAGQERFRSLRTPFYRGSDCCLLTFSVDDSQSFQNLSNWKKEFIYYADVKEPESFPFVILGNKVDIDERQVSTEEAQDWCRNNGNHPYFETSAKDATNVAAAFEEAVRRVLASEDRSDHFIQTDTVNLHRKPKPSSSCC